Proteins found in one Aquibium microcysteis genomic segment:
- a CDS encoding carbohydrate ABC transporter permease: MTDATITGAHVAPRGLPRLRLSAAEPWLYLAPALVVVAVWTYVPLLQAFELSFYQWNMLPRSTPRFVGLDNYRNLLSLPDMRQAVVNTVIYTIGLLPLSVGVPLAVALLTGNLGGRLRNLYRALIFVPMIVAPIVAAILWRWLLNEDHGLVNAWLAGLGLGKVGFLSDPDVALWTLVWITGWKLIGFSTLLFAAADSAISPSYVEAARMDGASPWQIVRDIRLPLMSPTILLITMMTILFGAQWSFVYINALTGGGPLRSTTNVYHVMWEYGFKTMAAGWSTAAGMLVFAVFGLIAIGCLALMRRFAVYDE, encoded by the coding sequence ATGACCGACGCGACGATCACCGGCGCCCATGTCGCGCCGCGCGGCCTGCCGCGCCTGCGGCTCTCGGCCGCCGAACCCTGGCTCTATCTCGCGCCCGCGCTCGTGGTCGTGGCGGTGTGGACCTACGTGCCGCTGCTGCAGGCCTTCGAACTGTCCTTCTACCAGTGGAACATGCTGCCGCGGTCGACGCCGCGCTTCGTCGGCCTCGACAACTACCGCAACCTCCTGTCCCTGCCGGACATGCGCCAGGCGGTGGTCAACACCGTGATCTACACGATCGGCCTGCTGCCGCTGTCGGTCGGCGTCCCGCTGGCGGTCGCGCTGCTCACCGGCAACCTGGGCGGGCGGCTGCGCAATCTCTACCGGGCGCTGATCTTCGTGCCGATGATCGTGGCGCCGATCGTCGCCGCCATCCTCTGGCGCTGGCTGCTCAACGAGGACCACGGTCTGGTCAACGCCTGGCTCGCCGGGCTCGGCCTCGGCAAGGTCGGCTTCCTCAGCGATCCCGACGTCGCGCTCTGGACGCTGGTCTGGATCACCGGCTGGAAGCTGATCGGCTTTTCCACGCTGCTCTTCGCCGCCGCCGACAGCGCTATCAGCCCGAGCTACGTGGAGGCGGCGCGCATGGACGGGGCGAGCCCCTGGCAGATCGTGCGCGACATCCGGCTGCCGCTGATGTCGCCGACGATCCTGCTGATCACCATGATGACCATCCTGTTCGGCGCGCAATGGAGCTTCGTCTACATCAACGCGCTCACCGGCGGCGGGCCGCTGCGCTCCACCACCAACGTCTATCACGTCATGTGGGAATACGGTTTCAAGACCATGGCGGCCGGCTGGAGCACGGCGGCGGGCATGCTCGTCTTTGCCGTCTTCGGGCTGATCGCGATCGGCTGTCTCGCCCTCATGCGGAGGTTCGCGGTCTATGACGAATAG
- a CDS encoding cytochrome c oxidase assembly protein has translation MLTAHLVVLAVLTNVLAPLGILGWRMAGGPRADAPALGSPGAALLLVALVWGWHVPALLGAAQSSVLLSAGLYAAVALSACLFWHAVFADADIRPWRSLAAVLSGMKAFGLLGVLLVLAPRPLYGPPVVAEAGAAGQWDQNIGGLLFMAISALGFLVAAVVIVTRVMARVEGRPGWTGGLP, from the coding sequence ATGCTGACCGCGCACCTCGTCGTGCTGGCGGTGCTGACGAACGTCTTGGCGCCGCTCGGAATCCTGGGCTGGCGTATGGCAGGCGGGCCGCGGGCCGATGCCCCGGCGCTTGGATCTCCCGGTGCGGCGCTGCTTCTCGTTGCACTCGTCTGGGGCTGGCATGTCCCGGCCCTGCTGGGCGCGGCGCAGTCGTCGGTCCTGCTGTCGGCGGGCCTCTATGCAGCCGTGGCGCTGTCGGCCTGCCTGTTCTGGCACGCCGTCTTCGCCGATGCGGACATCCGTCCCTGGCGCTCGCTGGCCGCGGTCCTGTCGGGCATGAAGGCGTTCGGTCTCCTCGGCGTGCTGCTCGTGCTTGCTCCGCGGCCACTCTACGGCCCTCCGGTCGTGGCGGAAGCCGGTGCAGCCGGGCAGTGGGACCAGAACATCGGCGGGCTGCTCTTCATGGCGATCTCGGCGCTCGGTTTCCTCGTCGCGGCCGTGGTCATCGTCACCCGGGTGATGGCGCGGGTCGAGGGCCGGCCGGGCTGGACCGGAGGTCTTCCCTGA
- a CDS encoding cytochrome c oxidase subunit II, with protein sequence MRRRLLLVAAALALTGCAGVQSALSPAGAEAVEIDPLFWTVTGISALVTGLVTILLAVAIFGPPAWRARLSGGWIVWGGGIVFPVVVLSGLFVYGLIVLQAGATRAATAAGPGVTIIGKRWWWDVVYTTPDGREIRSANELRLPVGRAVAIRLESDNVIHSFWAPRLAGKLDMIPGRTNVLTLEATEPGASRGQCAEYCGGAHALMAFWVVALPQDQYDEWLEREAGDAREPQTSVEARGRDLFLENGCGACHAIRGTGAEGVLGPDLTHVGGRLSLAAAALPNTRAAFATWLVENGHIKPENLMPEYRYLEPDEVDAISAYLESLE encoded by the coding sequence ATGAGACGGCGCCTCCTTCTCGTCGCCGCAGCACTGGCGCTGACGGGCTGCGCCGGGGTCCAGTCCGCGCTTTCGCCGGCGGGCGCGGAGGCGGTGGAGATCGATCCGCTGTTCTGGACGGTGACCGGCATCAGCGCGCTCGTCACCGGCCTCGTCACGATCCTGCTGGCGGTGGCGATCTTCGGCCCGCCCGCCTGGCGCGCGCGGCTGTCGGGCGGCTGGATCGTCTGGGGCGGCGGCATCGTCTTCCCGGTCGTCGTCCTGTCGGGACTGTTCGTCTACGGCCTGATTGTGCTGCAGGCCGGCGCCACGCGCGCCGCGACGGCCGCGGGGCCGGGCGTCACCATCATCGGCAAGCGCTGGTGGTGGGACGTCGTCTACACCACCCCGGACGGCCGCGAGATCCGCAGCGCCAACGAACTGCGCCTGCCGGTCGGTCGCGCCGTGGCGATCCGGCTCGAGTCCGACAACGTCATCCACAGCTTCTGGGCGCCGCGGCTGGCGGGCAAGCTCGACATGATTCCCGGTCGTACCAACGTGCTGACGCTGGAAGCGACGGAGCCCGGGGCGAGCCGCGGGCAGTGCGCCGAGTATTGCGGTGGGGCGCATGCGCTGATGGCGTTCTGGGTCGTGGCCCTGCCGCAGGACCAGTATGACGAATGGCTGGAGCGCGAGGCCGGCGATGCGCGCGAGCCGCAGACGAGCGTGGAGGCGCGCGGGCGGGACCTCTTCCTGGAGAACGGCTGCGGCGCCTGCCATGCGATCCGCGGCACCGGCGCCGAAGGCGTGCTCGGCCCGGACCTCACCCATGTCGGCGGGCGCCTGTCGCTCGCCGCTGCCGCACTGCCCAACACCCGCGCCGCCTTCGCCACCTGGCTGGTCGAGAACGGGCACATCAAGCCGGAGAACCTGATGCCGGAGTATCGCTACCTCGAACCGGACGAGGTCGACGCGATCTCGGCCTATCTGGAAAGCCTGGAGTAG
- a CDS encoding sodium:calcium antiporter produces MLDFARLGLTINILLFGAGAVAVWFSGARLTGYADAISRKTGLGQAVIGIVLLAGITSLPEIGVTATASLSGDAQLAVNNLFGSIALQVALLAIVDLVIGRDALTSVVPDPTVLLMGTLNVVLITFAAAAMVAGDVPFFGIGLWAWGCLFGYIAGVWLLSKAQGKRPWLAARGGHIDEDLIEKQKQREEGAEEAAGSLRTLLLKTAGVAAVILVAGFVLARSGDAIAQATGLGQSFVGFVLVAFATSLPELSTALSAAKLGLYTMAISDILGTNIINVALVFVVDLLDTDAEPVLNRMDDFAIFGALLAVVLTAFFLAGMTERRDRSVLRMGYDSILVIVFYLGGVAVLYTLRAGT; encoded by the coding sequence ATGCTCGATTTCGCCCGGCTCGGATTGACGATCAACATCCTGCTGTTCGGCGCGGGCGCCGTCGCGGTGTGGTTTTCCGGTGCCCGGCTGACCGGCTATGCCGACGCGATCAGCCGCAAGACCGGTCTCGGGCAGGCGGTGATCGGCATCGTCCTGCTCGCCGGCATCACGTCACTGCCGGAGATCGGCGTGACGGCCACGGCATCCCTGTCCGGCGACGCACAGCTGGCAGTCAACAACCTGTTCGGGTCGATCGCGCTGCAGGTCGCGCTGCTCGCCATCGTCGATCTCGTCATCGGCCGCGACGCGCTGACATCGGTCGTCCCCGACCCGACGGTGCTGCTGATGGGAACCCTGAACGTCGTGCTCATCACCTTCGCCGCGGCGGCGATGGTGGCGGGCGACGTTCCGTTCTTCGGCATCGGCCTGTGGGCCTGGGGCTGCCTCTTCGGTTACATCGCCGGCGTGTGGCTGCTGTCGAAGGCGCAGGGCAAGCGTCCCTGGCTTGCCGCCCGCGGCGGCCACATCGACGAGGATCTGATCGAGAAGCAGAAGCAGCGCGAGGAGGGAGCGGAAGAGGCAGCCGGTAGCCTCCGCACCCTGCTTCTGAAAACCGCCGGCGTCGCCGCCGTCATCCTCGTCGCGGGCTTCGTGCTGGCGCGCAGCGGCGACGCGATCGCGCAGGCGACCGGTCTCGGCCAGAGCTTCGTCGGCTTCGTGCTCGTGGCCTTCGCCACCTCGCTGCCCGAACTCAGCACCGCGCTGAGCGCCGCCAAGCTCGGCCTCTACACGATGGCGATCTCCGACATCCTTGGCACCAACATCATCAACGTCGCGCTGGTCTTCGTCGTCGACCTCCTCGACACCGACGCCGAGCCGGTGCTGAACCGGATGGACGACTTCGCCATCTTCGGCGCGTTGCTGGCCGTCGTGCTGACCGCCTTCTTCCTTGCCGGCATGACCGAGCGCCGCGACCGGTCGGTCCTGCGCATGGGCTACGATTCCATCCTCGTCATCGTCTTCTATCTCGGCGGCGTCGCCGTCCTCTACACCTTGCGAGCGGGCACATGA
- a CDS encoding ABC transporter substrate-binding protein, whose amino-acid sequence MIRRHFLALALTTGLMAGGFAPAAQAQMAPSVDQPVTITFYNYNLASAGIGREATLDLIARFEAANPNIKVEPIAAPSNEVLSRVQADMVAGLDVDVAQLVFRDLIYAAEQLGAQPLEDLAGEELAAHAAGFVPNGLALGAVDGKTYGLAYVFSTPVMFINRDLFRAAGLDPDQPPRTWDEVKAAGMAIAQKTGKHGFFPGAYGPTDGTFVYQAIVISNGGKVREGNRLTFADKDQADAVAMLRDLMDSGAHARIDVGAHLDTFQSGNLGMFLYTSAILNRVETAAAGKFEVGLAPMPSFGDKPTAPTNSGSAIFMFSQDPVKQRAAWELMKFLTSDEAYSIITSKIGYLPLRLSTLDDPRYLKDWYAANPKYKANVEQLSRLTANVAFPGPNYRQVENMMKDAMTEAVFGSGDPRVVLKTAQDTAQPLMPQD is encoded by the coding sequence ATGATCCGCAGACATTTCCTGGCGCTCGCGCTGACCACCGGCCTGATGGCCGGAGGCTTCGCTCCGGCTGCGCAGGCGCAGATGGCGCCGTCCGTCGACCAGCCGGTGACCATCACCTTCTACAACTACAACCTCGCCTCGGCCGGCATCGGCCGGGAAGCCACGCTCGACCTGATCGCCCGCTTCGAGGCGGCCAATCCGAACATCAAGGTCGAGCCGATCGCGGCACCCTCCAACGAAGTGCTGTCGCGCGTCCAGGCCGACATGGTGGCCGGCCTCGACGTCGACGTCGCCCAGCTCGTCTTCCGCGACCTGATCTACGCCGCCGAGCAGCTCGGCGCGCAGCCGCTGGAGGATCTCGCGGGCGAGGAACTCGCCGCCCATGCCGCCGGCTTCGTTCCCAACGGCCTGGCGCTCGGCGCGGTGGACGGCAAGACCTACGGGCTGGCCTACGTGTTCTCGACGCCGGTCATGTTCATCAACCGCGACCTGTTCCGCGCCGCCGGTCTCGATCCGGACCAGCCGCCGCGCACCTGGGACGAGGTGAAGGCGGCCGGCATGGCGATCGCGCAGAAGACCGGCAAGCACGGCTTCTTCCCCGGCGCCTACGGGCCGACCGACGGCACCTTCGTCTATCAGGCGATCGTCATCTCGAACGGCGGCAAGGTGCGCGAGGGCAACAGGCTCACCTTCGCCGACAAGGACCAGGCCGATGCGGTGGCCATGCTGCGCGACCTGATGGATTCGGGCGCCCATGCCCGCATCGACGTCGGCGCGCATCTCGACACCTTCCAGTCGGGCAATCTCGGCATGTTCCTCTACACCTCGGCCATCCTGAACCGCGTCGAGACGGCTGCGGCGGGCAAGTTCGAGGTCGGGCTGGCGCCGATGCCGTCCTTCGGCGACAAGCCGACCGCGCCGACCAATTCCGGCTCGGCCATCTTCATGTTCTCGCAGGACCCGGTGAAGCAGCGCGCGGCCTGGGAGCTGATGAAGTTCCTGACCTCGGACGAGGCCTATTCGATCATCACGTCGAAGATCGGCTACCTGCCGCTGCGCCTCTCCACGCTGGACGATCCGCGCTACCTCAAGGACTGGTATGCGGCCAATCCGAAGTACAAGGCCAATGTCGAGCAGCTGTCGCGGCTGACGGCGAACGTCGCCTTCCCCGGACCGAACTACCGGCAGGTCGAAAACATGATGAAGGACGCCATGACCGAGGCCGTCTTCGGCAGCGGCGATCCGCGTGTGGTTCTCAAGACCGCGCAGGACACCGCCCAGCCGCTGATGCCGCAGGACTGA
- a CDS encoding flavodoxin family protein, translating to MADTLKAFALNCSLKSGGDAESSSTDKMVADLFAELAAVGVEGEVVRAVDASILPGVLSDMGPGDGWPRLRQKIVESDIFILATPIWLGQPSSVAKRVLERLDAFLGETDDKGRMPATGKVALVAVVGNEDGAHASHAACFQALDDVGFTIPANAGCYWVGEAMQSKDYKDLEEIPDPVASALKMAASGAAHLARLLKANPYPGT from the coding sequence ATGGCCGACACGCTCAAAGCCTTCGCATTGAACTGCAGCCTGAAATCCGGTGGCGACGCCGAAAGCTCGTCCACGGACAAGATGGTGGCGGACCTGTTTGCGGAGCTGGCCGCCGTCGGCGTGGAGGGCGAAGTGGTTCGAGCGGTCGACGCCTCCATTCTCCCCGGTGTCCTGTCGGACATGGGGCCGGGCGACGGCTGGCCCCGGCTGCGCCAGAAGATCGTCGAGAGCGACATCTTCATCCTGGCGACCCCGATCTGGCTCGGCCAGCCTTCGTCCGTCGCCAAGCGCGTGCTCGAGCGCCTGGATGCATTCCTCGGCGAGACCGACGACAAGGGGCGCATGCCCGCCACCGGCAAGGTCGCGCTCGTGGCCGTCGTCGGCAACGAGGACGGTGCCCATGCCAGTCACGCGGCCTGCTTCCAGGCACTCGACGACGTCGGCTTCACGATCCCGGCCAATGCCGGCTGCTACTGGGTGGGAGAAGCGATGCAGTCGAAGGACTACAAGGACCTCGAGGAGATTCCGGATCCCGTCGCCTCGGCTCTGAAGATGGCGGCCTCCGGCGCGGCGCATCTCGCCCGGCTGCTGAAGGCGAATCCCTATCCGGGAACCTGA
- the ctaD gene encoding cytochrome c oxidase subunit I — MTDATERHLPNPGNRDPQELEDLKRIWAMPKGFRLLTAVNNTVIGLLYIGVAFLFFLMAGVLALVMRTQLAMPENDFIGQDLYNQIFTVHGTTMMFLFAVPAVEALGVMLLPQMLAARDLPFPRLSAFAIWAYVVGGLVFFSTVFYDLAPKGGWFMYAPLTLKEYSPGDNADFWLLGIGFIEISAIAGAIEIVVGALRTRPPGMSLARMPIFAWAMLIFAAMIMFAFPAVILGTMLLEIERSFGWPFFTADQGGDPLLWQHLFWFFGHPEVYIIFLPAAGLVSMIVPTMAQRPLVGYNLIVIALIATGFFSFGLWVHHMFTTGIPSLSLAFFSAASMAVAIPSGIQMFSWIATIASSKGRLRITTPSLFVLGFLFIFTIGGMTGIMVALVPVDFQVHDTYFVVAHFHYVLVGGMVFPLFATFYYWTPMVAKRPLSERLGRWVFWLMFIGFNVAFFPMHLTGLRGMPRRVWTYPADVGWDWLNLISTAGAYIFAAGVAIFVLDLVRNFRAGEGGPDNPWGAGTLEWLPNDVYSARSVPLVTSREPLWDNPDLPREVQEGRHFLPNAPTGGRETIVTSAIDAEPQYIIQMPGPGWSPFIAAVFTAAFFLLLTIKAVTIAVVCAVVAIGAMLVWTWGLDPGPAKGKVDIGAGLRLPTYMSGPSSHSWWAMIVLVLVATSLYVAYVFAYLYLWIVSPEVWAPAGSPALPSLAWPLGGAALIVAGTASMWLAGRLLPEPGGRSLAMPLFNAIGALCLAGAVALEIWGHVQSGLRPDETSYGAMVYMQSVVNGQIAFALLIMIGFSVARSFAGLLDRERRVSFDNGAVLYYYAAGQAFFGLLLIHGFPRMVG; from the coding sequence ATGACGGACGCCACCGAAAGGCACCTGCCGAACCCCGGCAACCGCGATCCGCAGGAGCTGGAGGACCTGAAGCGCATCTGGGCGATGCCGAAAGGGTTCCGGCTGCTGACGGCCGTCAACAACACGGTCATCGGACTGCTCTATATCGGCGTCGCCTTCCTGTTCTTCCTGATGGCGGGCGTGCTCGCGCTGGTCATGCGCACGCAGCTCGCCATGCCGGAGAACGACTTCATCGGCCAGGACCTCTACAACCAGATCTTCACCGTCCACGGCACGACGATGATGTTCCTCTTCGCCGTCCCGGCGGTGGAGGCGCTGGGGGTCATGCTGCTGCCGCAGATGCTGGCCGCCCGCGACCTGCCGTTCCCGCGGCTGTCGGCCTTCGCCATCTGGGCCTATGTCGTCGGCGGGCTCGTGTTCTTCTCGACCGTCTTCTACGACCTCGCGCCCAAGGGCGGCTGGTTCATGTACGCGCCGCTGACGCTGAAGGAGTATTCCCCCGGCGACAATGCCGACTTCTGGCTGCTGGGCATCGGCTTCATCGAGATCTCGGCGATCGCCGGCGCGATCGAGATCGTCGTCGGGGCGCTCAGGACACGGCCGCCCGGCATGTCGCTGGCCAGGATGCCGATCTTCGCCTGGGCGATGCTGATCTTCGCGGCGATGATCATGTTCGCATTCCCGGCGGTGATCCTGGGCACCATGCTGCTCGAGATCGAGCGCTCCTTCGGCTGGCCCTTCTTCACCGCCGACCAGGGCGGCGATCCGCTCCTGTGGCAGCACCTGTTCTGGTTCTTCGGCCATCCGGAGGTCTACATCATCTTCCTGCCGGCGGCCGGCCTCGTCTCGATGATCGTGCCGACGATGGCACAGCGCCCGCTGGTCGGCTACAATCTCATCGTCATCGCGCTGATCGCCACCGGCTTCTTCTCCTTCGGCCTGTGGGTGCATCATATGTTCACCACGGGCATTCCCTCGCTCAGCCTTGCCTTCTTCTCGGCCGCCTCGATGGCGGTGGCGATCCCGTCCGGCATCCAGATGTTCTCGTGGATCGCCACCATCGCGTCGAGCAAGGGGCGCCTGCGCATCACCACGCCCTCGCTCTTCGTGCTCGGCTTCCTGTTCATCTTCACCATCGGCGGGATGACCGGCATCATGGTGGCGCTCGTGCCGGTCGACTTCCAGGTGCACGACACCTATTTCGTCGTCGCCCATTTCCACTACGTGCTGGTGGGCGGGATGGTCTTCCCGCTGTTTGCGACCTTCTACTACTGGACGCCGATGGTGGCGAAGCGGCCGCTGTCCGAGCGGCTCGGCCGCTGGGTGTTCTGGCTGATGTTCATCGGCTTCAACGTCGCCTTCTTCCCCATGCACCTGACGGGACTGCGCGGCATGCCGCGGCGCGTCTGGACCTATCCGGCCGACGTCGGATGGGACTGGCTGAACCTGATCTCGACCGCCGGCGCCTACATCTTCGCCGCCGGCGTCGCGATCTTCGTGCTCGATCTCGTCCGCAACTTCCGGGCCGGCGAGGGCGGGCCGGACAATCCCTGGGGCGCGGGCACGCTGGAGTGGCTGCCCAACGACGTCTATTCGGCCCGCAGCGTTCCGCTGGTGACCAGCCGCGAGCCGCTCTGGGACAATCCGGACCTGCCGCGCGAGGTCCAGGAAGGGCGGCACTTCCTGCCCAATGCGCCGACCGGCGGCCGCGAGACGATCGTCACCTCGGCCATCGACGCCGAGCCGCAATACATCATCCAGATGCCCGGCCCCGGCTGGTCGCCCTTCATCGCCGCCGTCTTCACCGCAGCCTTCTTCCTGCTCCTCACCATCAAGGCGGTGACGATCGCGGTGGTCTGCGCGGTCGTGGCCATCGGCGCGATGCTCGTCTGGACCTGGGGGCTCGATCCCGGACCGGCAAAGGGCAAGGTGGACATCGGCGCCGGTCTCAGGCTGCCGACCTACATGTCCGGCCCGAGCTCGCATTCCTGGTGGGCGATGATCGTCCTCGTGCTGGTCGCGACCTCGCTCTACGTCGCCTACGTCTTTGCCTATCTCTATCTGTGGATCGTGTCGCCGGAGGTCTGGGCGCCCGCGGGGTCGCCCGCGCTGCCGTCGCTGGCCTGGCCGCTCGGCGGTGCCGCGCTCATCGTCGCGGGGACCGCCTCGATGTGGCTCGCGGGGCGGCTGCTGCCCGAACCCGGCGGCCGCTCGCTGGCGATGCCGCTGTTCAACGCCATCGGCGCGCTCTGCCTCGCCGGCGCGGTCGCGCTGGAGATCTGGGGGCACGTCCAGTCGGGCCTGCGCCCGGACGAGACTTCCTACGGCGCGATGGTCTACATGCAGAGCGTCGTCAACGGACAGATCGCCTTCGCGCTTTTGATCATGATCGGCTTCTCGGTGGCGCGCTCCTTCGCCGGGCTGCTCGACCGCGAGCGCCGGGTGAGCTTCGACAACGGGGCCGTGCTCTACTACTACGCCGCCGGGCAGGCGTTCTTCGGCCTTCTCCTCATCCACGGCTTCCCGCGCATGGTGGGCTGA
- a CDS encoding carbohydrate ABC transporter permease — protein sequence MTNRTNPGRIAAHGVMVALSFLAIFPVYWMIQTSFRSENEIFSGGLFPAAPTLKNYADVLAAMPMLRILANTALMAGATTLAQVATGLLAAWALVRWRFPGGALARSLIALSWLVPFQVVMIPNYVLASRLGLLDTVAGLVIPNAAAAFSVLVLYNAMRGFPREVVEAARMDGAGSLRILAEVVLPNLRAPLASVSILCFISAWNEYFWPLLLIRRMENSVVQIGLQFFMTQEGNDWGPLMAAATLASLPILALYLVLQRQVVDSFMKSGIR from the coding sequence ATGACGAATAGGACGAATCCCGGGCGCATCGCCGCCCACGGCGTGATGGTCGCGCTGTCGTTTCTGGCCATCTTCCCGGTCTACTGGATGATCCAGACCTCGTTCCGCTCCGAGAACGAGATCTTTTCGGGCGGGCTGTTCCCCGCCGCGCCGACGCTGAAGAACTATGCCGACGTGCTCGCCGCGATGCCGATGCTGCGCATCCTGGCCAACACCGCCCTCATGGCCGGCGCCACCACGCTGGCGCAGGTCGCCACCGGCCTGCTCGCCGCCTGGGCGCTGGTGCGCTGGCGCTTTCCGGGCGGAGCACTCGCACGCTCGCTGATCGCGCTGTCCTGGCTGGTGCCGTTCCAGGTGGTGATGATCCCGAACTACGTGCTGGCGAGCCGGCTCGGCCTGCTCGACACGGTGGCCGGGCTGGTCATCCCGAACGCTGCCGCCGCCTTCTCCGTGCTCGTGCTCTACAACGCCATGCGCGGCTTCCCGCGCGAGGTGGTGGAGGCGGCGCGGATGGACGGCGCGGGCTCCTTGCGCATCCTCGCCGAGGTGGTGCTGCCGAACCTGCGGGCGCCGCTGGCGTCCGTCTCGATCCTGTGCTTCATCTCGGCCTGGAACGAATATTTCTGGCCGCTGCTCCTGATCCGCCGCATGGAGAATTCGGTCGTCCAGATCGGACTGCAGTTCTTCATGACGCAGGAAGGCAACGACTGGGGGCCGCTGATGGCCGCCGCCACGCTTGCCTCCCTGCCCATCCTCGCGCTCTACCTGGTCCTGCAGCGACAGGTGGTCGACTCCTTCATGAAATCGGGAATCCGCTGA
- a CDS encoding tyrosine-protein phosphatase, with translation MTGTFERHIRLEGAFNVRDLGGYALPGGGATRWRSVLRADGLQGLTEGDVGTLLEAGLATVVDLRSDLELQRHPSVFAGHRAVEYRHIPLFDSLAPVDTLLSSQPSFSLAERYVSAVEICGPALAKVAAAIAEADAGVVLFNCTAGKDRTGIVAAMLLGLAGVADDDIVQDYALTASTAAVLMDSLRKAARSRGLSETAASILLSSEARTMQAFLAHVSDRHGGFASYLSRAGVSDPHLDRLVDRLVARAHVTF, from the coding sequence ATGACCGGGACTTTCGAACGTCACATCCGCCTCGAAGGGGCTTTCAACGTTCGCGACCTCGGCGGCTATGCGCTTCCCGGCGGCGGAGCCACGCGCTGGCGTTCGGTTCTGCGGGCGGACGGGCTGCAGGGCCTGACGGAGGGGGACGTCGGCACGCTGCTGGAAGCCGGCCTGGCGACGGTCGTCGACCTGCGCAGCGATCTCGAACTCCAGCGGCATCCGAGCGTCTTCGCCGGGCATCGGGCCGTCGAGTACCGGCACATCCCGCTGTTCGACAGCCTCGCCCCGGTCGATACGCTGCTGTCGTCGCAGCCGTCGTTCAGCCTCGCGGAACGGTACGTCAGCGCGGTCGAGATCTGCGGGCCGGCGCTTGCGAAGGTCGCGGCGGCGATCGCCGAGGCTGACGCAGGCGTCGTCCTGTTCAACTGCACGGCCGGCAAGGACCGGACGGGCATCGTCGCGGCCATGCTGCTCGGTCTCGCCGGCGTCGCCGACGACGACATCGTGCAGGACTATGCGCTCACCGCCAGCACCGCCGCCGTGCTGATGGACAGCCTGCGCAAGGCCGCCCGGTCGCGCGGCCTGAGCGAGACGGCGGCATCGATCCTGCTGTCCAGCGAAGCGCGGACGATGCAGGCCTTCCTGGCCCATGTCTCGGATCGCCATGGCGGCTTCGCCTCCTATCTGTCGCGCGCGGGCGTGTCGGACCCTCATCTCGACCGGCTGGTCGACCGGCTGGTGGCGCGGGCGCACGTGACTTTCTGA
- a CDS encoding c-type cytochrome, with product MWIPKNLRFRRALFWFVVFAAVGVGGFLVFMFSGIYNVAASVQHFDVTNHVIKIVLRRSIQTHSGVDSVPALDDPGLVRLGANHYRIGCAPCHGSPASPGSAVVARMYPAPPPLTHARDDWSSEDLHWIVRNGLKFTGMPAWPGAGRTTEVWPLVAFIEALPDMSPSEYGALIASPDTRGAAGLDLGSGDGAKHSLAAAAARCAACHGAGGAEPVDGLVPALAGQKADYLARALTEYRDDVRQSGIMEPVAHDLDDAAIRALAQHYADAGRTGNGAAAVPAAPAAMGDAERGRRIVEVGLPQARVAPCGSCHGASRSSQFPRIDGLSFAYIVTQLELFRTGVRAASPYAAIMANVAGHLDETMMKDVAAYLAARPTEPRQPAPARPEAAR from the coding sequence ATGTGGATCCCGAAGAACCTCCGCTTCCGGCGCGCGCTGTTCTGGTTCGTGGTCTTCGCTGCCGTCGGCGTCGGCGGTTTCCTCGTCTTCATGTTCTCCGGCATCTACAACGTCGCTGCGTCGGTGCAGCACTTCGACGTCACCAACCACGTCATCAAGATCGTCCTCAGGCGGTCCATCCAGACCCACAGCGGCGTGGATTCCGTGCCCGCCCTCGACGATCCGGGCCTCGTGCGGCTGGGCGCCAACCACTACCGGATCGGCTGCGCGCCCTGTCACGGCAGCCCGGCCTCCCCGGGTTCCGCCGTCGTGGCGCGGATGTACCCCGCGCCGCCGCCGCTGACGCATGCGCGCGACGATTGGAGTTCGGAAGACCTGCACTGGATCGTCCGCAACGGCCTGAAGTTCACCGGCATGCCGGCCTGGCCCGGCGCGGGACGCACCACCGAGGTCTGGCCCCTCGTCGCCTTCATCGAGGCGCTGCCCGACATGTCGCCCTCGGAGTACGGTGCGCTGATTGCTTCGCCCGACACCCGGGGTGCGGCCGGTCTCGATCTGGGGAGCGGCGATGGCGCGAAACACTCGCTCGCAGCCGCGGCTGCCCGTTGCGCGGCCTGCCATGGGGCAGGCGGGGCCGAACCGGTCGACGGTCTCGTCCCCGCGCTTGCGGGCCAGAAGGCGGATTACCTGGCGCGCGCCTTGACGGAGTATCGCGACGACGTCCGCCAGAGCGGGATCATGGAGCCGGTCGCCCATGATCTCGACGACGCGGCCATCCGCGCGCTTGCGCAGCACTACGCCGACGCCGGCCGGACGGGGAACGGCGCCGCGGCTGTGCCGGCCGCGCCGGCTGCAATGGGGGACGCCGAACGCGGGCGCAGGATCGTCGAGGTCGGGCTTCCGCAGGCGCGCGTGGCGCCCTGCGGTTCGTGTCACGGCGCCAGCCGGTCGAGCCAGTTCCCGCGGATCGACGGACTGTCCTTCGCCTACATCGTCACGCAACTGGAACTCTTCCGCACCGGCGTGCGCGCGGCATCGCCCTATGCCGCCATCATGGCGAACGTCGCCGGCCATCTCGACGAGACCATGATGAAGGACGTCGCGGCCTATCTCGCCGCACGCCCGACCGAGCCGCGGCAACCGGCGCCGGCCCGACCGGAGGCGGCACGATGA